Proteins encoded within one genomic window of Nordella sp. HKS 07:
- a CDS encoding helix-turn-helix domain-containing protein has product MARTSFGTFSLSTNGVPEADRIRVLREALGHVMRLDVEAVPGHPFHADLTLRIVPGLGIVSGPHSPFQAGRSREPIADGHDDLVLLVRTGGGVLLRRNREIPVAAGDSILLSSADAGTFLFSSGAGVLALNFPRAPLKPLLGDIDASHRNPVPRNDALRLLEDYLSVLENDQLLADPVLGRAVVAHVYDLIALAVGAKRDIADQAGQRGLAAARLCSIKADIADSLHRGCDISVGRLAARQRVTPRYIQMLFESEGTTFTRFVLGERLARAHRLLTNPNVPHRGIAAAAFDAGFGDLSHFVRSFRRAYGARPSDVRHRAAGAR; this is encoded by the coding sequence ATGGCCCGCACTAGTTTTGGCACATTTTCGCTTTCGACCAATGGCGTGCCCGAGGCTGATCGCATCAGGGTCTTGCGTGAGGCGCTCGGGCACGTGATGCGGCTCGATGTCGAGGCGGTGCCGGGACATCCTTTCCATGCCGATCTGACACTGCGGATAGTGCCCGGCCTCGGCATCGTCTCAGGGCCGCATTCGCCCTTCCAGGCGGGAAGGTCGCGGGAACCGATTGCCGATGGCCATGACGATCTGGTTCTGCTCGTGCGAACCGGTGGTGGTGTCCTGTTGCGCCGCAATCGGGAGATCCCGGTTGCCGCCGGCGACAGCATCCTGCTGTCGAGTGCCGATGCCGGGACATTCCTGTTTTCGTCGGGGGCGGGAGTCCTGGCCCTTAATTTTCCGCGCGCCCCGCTGAAACCGCTGCTGGGCGATATCGATGCTTCCCATCGAAATCCAGTGCCGCGCAACGACGCTCTGCGGCTGCTCGAAGACTATCTGTCGGTGCTGGAGAACGATCAGCTTCTCGCCGACCCCGTTTTGGGTCGCGCCGTGGTGGCTCATGTCTATGATCTTATCGCTCTGGCGGTCGGGGCGAAACGCGACATTGCCGATCAAGCCGGCCAGCGCGGCCTGGCCGCGGCGCGTTTGTGTTCCATCAAGGCGGACATTGCCGATAGTCTTCATCGCGGCTGCGACATATCGGTTGGCAGGCTCGCGGCACGTCAGCGGGTCACGCCCCGCTACATCCAGATGCTGTTCGAGAGCGAGGGCACGACATTCACCCGGTTCGTGCTCGGCGAGCGGCTTGCCCGCGCCCATCGCCTGCTGACCAATCCCAATGTCCCGCACCGCGGCATCGCGGCGGCGGCATTCGATGCCGGCTTTGGAGACCTGTCTCATTTCGTCCGCAGTTTTCGCCGTGCCTATGGCGCCAGGCCGTCCGACGTGAGGCATCGGGCGGCCGGGGCGCGATGA
- a CDS encoding SRPBCC family protein: MRLIGLVAAMSATCLAPQVAEAASVSKKIEITAAPAKVWAAIGEFCDIGSWLPIVAKCEMTETDGKKFRTLTTGDGGVLVESLERWDDAGMSYTYRIRSSPLPIENYIATIKVSGAGGTSTVEWSSSFDPKGAPEADVVKTITGIYQAGFAGLKKKL, translated from the coding sequence ATGCGTTTGATAGGACTGGTCGCCGCCATGAGCGCGACATGTCTCGCGCCACAGGTTGCGGAAGCGGCTTCGGTGTCGAAGAAGATCGAGATCACGGCCGCGCCCGCCAAGGTCTGGGCGGCGATCGGCGAATTCTGCGACATCGGGTCGTGGCTTCCGATCGTCGCGAAGTGTGAGATGACCGAAACGGACGGCAAGAAGTTCCGCACCCTGACCACGGGCGACGGTGGCGTGCTGGTCGAGTCGCTGGAGCGCTGGGACGATGCCGGAATGTCCTACACATACCGCATCCGCTCGAGCCCGCTGCCGATCGAGAACTACATCGCCACCATCAAGGTGTCGGGCGCGGGTGGAACCAGCACCGTCGAATGGTCGTCGAGCTTCGATCCCAAGGGCGCCCCGGAAGCCGACGTCGTGAAGACCATCACCGGCATCTATCAGGCCGGCTTCGCGGGATTGAAGAAGAAGCTTTAG
- a CDS encoding aldo/keto reductase, translating into MNTANGIPFLGYGTYPLTGAECRDGVAMALDLGIRHIDTAQLYDNEKDVGQAVARSGLKRDEIFLVTKVARDNLDRRHFTHSVEESLDKLGVEQVDLLLIHWPPAEADFDQAIDALCAAQASGLARQIGVSNFTIALMKRAAKRASHKLVNNQVEFHPLLDQSQVKAEAEKLGMVLSAYSPLGRGAVLKDPVVLEVATRLKRPPSEIALRWIIQQGVVAVPMTTRRENARSNMRVLDFELSPADMARLSQASQQNRRLVSPLGWAPKWD; encoded by the coding sequence ATGAACACGGCCAATGGCATCCCTTTTCTGGGATATGGCACTTACCCGCTGACCGGCGCGGAATGCCGCGACGGCGTCGCCATGGCGCTCGATCTCGGCATTCGTCATATCGACACGGCCCAGCTCTATGACAATGAGAAGGATGTCGGTCAGGCGGTCGCCAGATCCGGCCTCAAACGCGACGAGATATTCCTGGTGACGAAAGTCGCGCGCGACAATCTGGACCGCCGCCATTTCACGCATTCGGTCGAGGAGAGCCTTGACAAGCTGGGTGTCGAGCAGGTCGATCTCCTGCTCATCCACTGGCCGCCGGCGGAAGCCGATTTCGACCAGGCCATCGATGCGCTCTGCGCCGCCCAGGCCTCAGGGCTCGCGCGTCAGATCGGCGTCAGCAACTTCACCATAGCACTCATGAAGCGGGCGGCGAAACGCGCCTCGCATAAGCTCGTCAACAACCAGGTCGAATTCCATCCCTTGCTCGACCAGTCGCAGGTGAAGGCCGAGGCGGAAAAGCTCGGCATGGTGCTGTCGGCCTATAGTCCCTTGGGCCGGGGCGCGGTGCTGAAGGATCCGGTGGTCCTCGAAGTGGCGACCCGCCTCAAGCGGCCGCCCTCGGAGATCGCCCTGCGCTGGATCATCCAGCAGGGCGTGGTGGCGGTGCCGATGACGACCAGGCGCGAGAATGCCAGGAGCAACATGCGGGTTCTCGATTTCGAACTGTCGCCCGCCGACATGGCGAGACTCTCGCAGGCGTCGCAACAGAATCGCCGCCTGGTCTCGCCCCTGGGTTGGGCGCCGAAGTGGGATTGA